ACCCTTGTTTTTTTAAGATATCCAAAGCATCTGTTCCTAATTCTTGTTTTGTTTCGTAAGATTTTTTCTGACCACCTTGCTTCCAAAAATGGACTTTGGTTTCAGGATGAATGATCGGACGAATGGATTGTGATTCGTATAACAAATCACAGTCTTTGGAACATGCAGCCATGGTGACACCGAAGTAACCAATGTGAATTTCCGATTTCGGAACCTGTTTTTTCCCAAACCAAACCTGAAATTCAGGAAAACTCACATCGGGATATACTTCAAAACTAATTTGGAAAGGTTGTGAATCCTTAGTGTGAATCTTCACGACCCTTCCCTTTTCTTCTACCGTAACTGAATTTGGAAATTTTGCCAAACGAATGATTCCACTAGGAACACTGATTTGTATCTCCGTTTCCTTGTCAGAAAGATTTGGCCGAACCCAAAGGTGGTACAAAGGAAGTTTTGGTTCCATTGCACGGATTTGTTTCCAAAACCTTTGGATCTTTTTTTCCAATTTTCCATCTAACTTGAGTTCACCGATATTTGCCATTTGGTTGATGCGAATGGGACTAATTTGGTTCGGATCTTTTGTTGTATCAAAGTAGAGATAAAACTCATTTCCCACAGATCCCTGCCAAAATTTTCCCAATTCATGGAACCTGTATGACCTTTGTAATAAAAATTCTTTTCCTTCCCCATACCCTTGGGTAAAACGTGTTTCCCCATAGTAGGTTCGTTTGGTGGTTTCTTTACCTTCTATCATGGGACGAAGTGAGATACCATGGATGGATTGGGGAATGGGAAGACCCACATAATCAAGGACGGTTGGGTATAAATCAATGGATCTTGTCATTGCCTTCACCGTTTTTTGTTTTTGGGATAAAGGAAGTTTGACAAGAAGTGGAACATGGATATTTTCTAAATATAAATCTTGTCCATGTCCATAATAGGTATTGGTTCCTGTAAAGGGGGAGATGGCGTGTGAAGGATGCATCACTTCTCCATGATCGGCTGTGATGAGGATGAGCGAGTTATCCCAAAGGTTTTTGTTTTTAAGCTCGGCAAACACCTTACCCAACTCTTCATCCACAAAAGCAACTTCCCCCAAATAGTTTAACTTCCGTTCGTCGAGTATCTCATTTGTCTGAACCCGATTTGTAAATCCAGGTGGTGGTGTGTAAGGTTTGTGAGGGTCATTGTAATTTAAAAACAAAAAGAAAGGACTTTTTTTGGAGGAAACATCTTCCAATACTTCCATAGTTTTTTTGGTTATCTTCTTTGTGTCTTCACTGTAATTCGAAAAATCATACAAGGAATCAAAACCAACTTCCACACCTAACCCAAATTTATCGGTTAAAAACGGATTGTTCCCCACCATGACCGTTTGGTACAAAGAATCTTTCAAAACCTTAGGCAAAGGTTTTTTTTCAGAACGATAAAAGGCCTCTACTTCGGATTTGGTAGTCGGGTAATCCCAGAAATTCACAGGGTTGGCAGATGCATATTTTCCCGTAAAAAATACGAGAGTGGATGGCCGAGTCCATGCTGCATTCACAAGATGAGATTCAAACTGAATCCCCTCCTTAGCAAACAAATCCAAGTTAGGTGTCACATGATATCGACCTATTATATCACCACGAAGGCTATCAATCACGATCCAGATCACATTGGGTTTTGTTTGGGAAGTGATTTGGTTTGCCTCTTTTCCGAAAGGCACCCCCAACTCCGACATAGCAGTTTCTTTTTTACAAAATGAAAAAAAAGATATTAGGAATATAAAACAGAAGGTTTGTAAAAATAAAAAAAGGTTAGAGAAAGAAAAAAAATTATGTAACCGTGAACAAGGAAAAAAAATAGATCTCAAGAGTTAACGTCAAACATCTGCAAGGCGGTGAGCCACACACCCACTAAAATAAAAGAAATCCCAAGCCACTGTGTAAAATTGAGTCTTTCTTTGAAAAAAATTGAAGAAGCAATGAGAACAATGATAAACCCACTGGAAGTAAACACGGGATACGCCAAAGATAACTTCAATCCCTTACCCAAAACATAACGATAACCTAACAACGCCAAACCGAAACTCGCAAGTCCTGCAATGAAATAAGGATTAAATACAGTAAAAACAAGATTCCAAAACCCTTCCCCTGGTAAAACTTGTTTGTCTTGCATAGAAGATGTTTTGATTAAAATATTCGCCAATGCATTGAAGAATACAGCTATACAGAAGAAGAGGATGACTTGGAATTGCATGGGATAGAGACAAAATCCGATGCAAATCGGGCAGGGTCAAATAGAAAATGAAACCAAAAACCTTTACATACAAAAATTGGGAATGTGCTTATTTAGATTCAGAAACTCCTGGGCCTACCCTAATCTTTTGTCATGCCAATGGCTATAGTTCCGGTTGTTACCAATATTATTTTGAAAGATTAAAAAAACACTACCGGGTGATTGCGCCTGACTTCATTGGGCATGGTCGTTCCGAATTTACTTTGCAATTCAAAAATTGGAATGTCTTCCGGGACCAAATCCTTTCGCTCCTCGACCATGAATCACTTTCCAATGTCACCATCATCGGCCACTCCCTTGGAGGAGCCTCATCTCTCCTCGCTGCAAAAAAAGCACCCGAACGATTTACAAAAGTATTAGCGATGGATCCCGTCATCCTTGGTTGGAAACTCATCCTACTTTCCAAATTTCTAGAAAACCCACTCGCAATCGGTGCTAAAAAAAGAAGGACCCATTTCAAATCTATAGAGCTTGTTAGGCGGTCATTCCGAAAGTTCCCAGCCTTTGCCAAATTTGAACCTTCCATCTTCGAGGATTACCTCAATTCTTGTTTTATACGAACAGGCCACGAAGACGAAGTCAAACTCTGTTGTGACCCAAGAGTCGAAGCCAAAATTTTTGGCCACGCCCATTTCCATGTCTTCAAAAACTTTTATGGCATCAAAACGGAAAACCACATCGCCATTCCCGAAACATTCGAAGTCTGTTCCCCCAAACACGCAAAACTTCTCACAAAAGTCCATCCCAAGTCGGACGTGACCATCTTCCCAGGCTTCACACATTTTTTTCCCTTCGAACAACCTGAAGCAACCTGGAACTGGATGAAACAATGTTTGGAAATTAAAGAAATCTAAAATAGGTTTGTTGAAGATTCAAATGCGGGGCGCCTCACAATACTTTGGTGGAGCTTCATTCGATGGAAGATGTGACCGCGCTATCCGCTCCAATCTTTTTGCTTACGCAAAAAGGATTTCCGCTTCTATCGCTGGCGCATCAGTCTTACGGCTTTTTTATTGAATGATTAATTCTCTAATATTCTTTTAGTTTTCCCGTTACGTATTGATGCAAAATACTGGATACTAAAGTTTGATAAGGGATTCCTATTTCAAGGGCTTTTGTTTTTAATAATTGAATGTCTTTTCCAGCAATACGAATATTCATTCTTTTATCTTTCGCTAACGTATTTTTGGCAGCTTTTTTAAACTGATTTAAGTAATTCTTTTGATTGGAAACAGGCTTCCATTCATTTCGTTCGAAAGATAATTCTAATTCCTTTTCTTCCTCAGTCAATTTCAGTTTCATAAAGATTCTCCTTTGTTAAATAGTGTTTCGTATGTTTTCTTGAAGGATATGCTGTTTTTAGAAAGAATGAATTTTTCGTTCTAATGACAGGAACTACCCAAGCATAATCATCTATATTAACAATAAGTATGAGTTGGTTCGGGTATTTTTCACTATTTGGATGTTCCAAAATTCCAAGTAATGCTCCCGCTTCTATTTCGATGACAATCCTTTCAAAGGAAATATTCCGTTGTGATGCGAGGAATTTGTTTTTTTCCTGGTCCCAATCAAAAATCACATTTTAAATTCTAGAGGCATGTGTGCCTTTTGTCAATACATTAATTTTCGAACTCACCGCACCCTCGGACAAACATTAGGCGGATAACCAAAAGATCTCCCCAACTACCTAGTTTGTAAACATTTCACCACTTCTGTCGCTTTGAAATTTTAGTTTGCCATACACTCTTCCTTCAATTCTTTCTTGCCACCTTGAAACGCTTCTCTCAAATTTGAAACTATGAAAAAAGGCAAACAAAATGGATCTAACAGTATTCCTTGGTATTCCTTGGTATTCCTTGGTATTCCTTGTTTTTGCTAGTGCTTTCCTAAGCGCTTGCAACACTTCTAAAGACAATAGCGACGACACAACCTTATTCGCCCTCCTCCTCGCACAATCAACCTCCGCTCCTTGTACGACTAGATGTCATATCTTCCTAACAAGCACAGGCTCTGGTGGAAGGATTGGAATTGGTGGAATTACTGGTGCAGATGCAACATGCAATGGAGATACAAATCGAGTTCGAGGGAAAACATACAAAGCTATGGTCGCAATTCCTGGAGTTAGGGAAGTGTTAGGTAACCCAACTGGGACGTTGACATATACAGATTGGGTATTAAAAGCGAATACCTTTTATTCCAATAGCACTGACACTTCGAATACAACTGGTTCCACAACAACTTCCAACAGAATCTTTCGTGATTCCAACACTACGATGCAAATGAATTTTGCACTCGGTGATAACGGGACTCGTTTTTGGACAGGGATCACCATTACCGGAGGAAACCTTGCCAATGACGTAAATTGTACCAATTGGACCAGTTCCAATGTAGGAGTGAGTGGTGTCACAGGAGTGGTCGGTGCCAGTACAACAACTTTAGTAGAAACAACAACTGACACATGTAATATTGCGAAGAAAATTGTTTGCGTAGAGCAGTAGATCGCAATTACAAATTCAGGAGTCAGGTGAAGGTCACTTGGCTCCTGTTAGGTTAAAAACTAAATCTGATTTTTGATCAGCTTGATTCTCTCATCGAATCCGGAATTTTTTTGACAACTTCACCTATGATTTCCAAAATCCTTTCTACATCCCTCTTTCGAAGTACATCATTATCGTATTGATTTAAATCGGTAACATCATTGACAAATTCAAAAAATTCATCAATCGCTTTGAGGATATCCTCGATCAAACTAGACTTACTGAAGTTGTCCGACCTTTAAGTCACGAAGGGAAGTTAGGGATTGGTATATAGCTTACAAATGTAAGGCGAATACCAGGAGAAAAATTTCCGCAGACCGAGCAAGGCCGAATCATAGCGCTAAATTGCTATTATACGATACAGAAAGAATGGATTCAAATCCAATTTTCTAGTTTTAAATTTGAAACTCTTATAAACTCTTTTGTATTGTTTGAAACTAGAATTAAATTTCTAGATATAGCTTGGGCAGCAATTTGAAGGTCGTATGGTCCAATAATGTTTCCTGTTTTTTCTAATGTAGCTCTGATGAGTCCATATATTTCTGCATCTGAATCAGTGAAAGGAATGATATCAAAGGCAGACAAGAATTTAATTAATGTAGTTTTGTTCTTCCCAAATTCTTTACTTTTAGCGGCACCGTATTCCAATTCCGCAACCGTAATTGAAGAGATTTTAATCTGGTATGGCTCGATAGATTTTATTTTTTGAACAACTGACTTTGGATTATTTTTAATTGAGTAAATACAAATGTTTGTATCAATCAGATACATTAAAAATCTTCCCTAATTTGATTTTCGGGTTGAGATCTTCCGTCCGACATAAAATCATCAGAAAACTCATTAAGACTTTCCTCGAATGCTTTCCAAGGATCAGATTTCGGAAAAAGAAAAAGTGTGTTTCCAACTTTTTGTATATATAATTCTTTCTCGGATATTTGATATTCCTTTGGGATGCGTACCGCTTGGCTGTTTCCACTAATAAATACTTTTGATGAATGTGCCATGTGTATATACCGAAGTATATACACAAAAAGTCAATTTCTATTTTCTTTATGAAAATCTCTTTGCTCTTTTGTATGAGAAAACAGTTCTTGCTTGGCACCAGTATTCTCCGATCACTAACCCCCCCTTCTCAATACCTTGTCTCCTCAACCGCAATAAAATCAATCTTGTTCGATACTGGCCCACAATATAATAAACTGATGGAGGAAAATATAATATTCGGTTCTAAAAGGTGCCGAAACGATATAGATTTCCCTCTGGTCTCACCTGCTGTGAGTTTGATTTCTTGGATGCTTTTTTTCGTCATCTGAATGGAAGGGCAAACCACTTGGTCTTCGCTTAAAAATTCACATGTGTTCGAGGTGTAAGGAACCGTTGGATTTTTTGGATCATAGGGTTCTCTAAATTGAAAGCCATGATAAATTGTTAGTTCACTTCTCTTGCAGCGGAAGAAGGAAACATCACCATACCTAAGTTTTGTGATCGCATAATACTCTCCTAGTTTTAGAGGGATCGCAAGCGTAGGATTTGACGGCCGAAGATTCGCAAACTTTTTGATATGGTCTTGCGAGGAACAATTGTATTCCCCATGGCATTCCCTTGGATCTTGGAATACCTTTGTCTCTACCACTACATAACCATCTCGGATGGAATTATGCCATCGAAAGTATCCGTAATTTGTGTCAGTCAACACATCTGCTTCCCACGTTTTGGGATCGGAAGTCGAACATTGAAACAGAAGAAGGGTTAGGAGAGATAAGAATATGGAAAGGTATTTTTTCACTTGGTTTTGGTTACTTTCTATCGTTAAGTTTCGAAACTAAATCTGATTTTTGATCAATTTTAAATATTCTCAAACTATATTCGCAAGGTTAGGACAAATTCCTAGGTAAGAATTTATTTATGATACAGACTTACAAACTCATCAAAAACTTGTTTTCCATTACTAGATTCATTCAAACACCATTCTTTCACTTTTTGTAAATCAAACCTTTGGCTGTTTGCAACGAGTAAAGCTTGGTCTAAACATTCACGTGCGTTAAAATGTAGGTAAGAAGCAAGTCTATCTTTAATACAATCAGTAGGTGACAAAATCTTTAGAATTTTACCATGAAATTCTTTTTCATCTGGAACAATTTTATAATCATCTCCAATCGATACTGGTGCAGAAACGAATTCAATGTATAAATGTTTGCACTTTGGATGAACAAAATGGCGATTTACTTTTTTAAAGCCTATACTTTCCATTATTGTTTGAATTTCAGATGATTTTGATAATAGTGGTTCAACCAAATCTAAATCACCGGAACGATATGCTCCTTTTGAATAGATAGCAACAACTGCACCTCCAACTAAAACGGAGTGGATTCCTTGATTTGCAAGATGCCATCCAACAAATTTCCAAAGCTCTTCCTCATTAACTTCTAACCAGTTAGGTTCTTCCATAAACTGGTTTTCCCTTTTCCCGAGGTCTTCTTCTTGTGGAGAATATTTTTTCCTTTTCTTCCATTGTTAAAGAATGATAAAATATCTCTAGGATTGCCTTTATTGGTTTAACAAATGGGGATTTTTGATTAAAGGAAAAAACCCTGGTTCTTCCTACATTTTTAGCAACAATGATACCGGTTTTTTCAAATCTTTCCAATTGCATTCGGATAGGTGTAGAAGCTACGCCATAGTCTTTCGCAATTGCGGCCGTATGAATTTCATTGTAATGAAATAGGTGCAACAATACTCTCGATGCAGTTTTATTTCCAAATATTCCATCAAGGATCATTGCTAATTTGTATCAATCTACCAATGATTATCAACTAAAAAATAGTCGATATAAGCTAAAAACTAGTCCATAGAGTGAGATATCATATCGGGATAGGCTAATTACCAAAACTTTAAACTGCAATAGAAGGATCCGACGGCCGCAGATTCCCAAACTTTTTGATATGGTCTTGCGTTGAACAACGAAATGATGATCCTTTCATCTGAGCCTGTTTCAGAAATTCAATCATTAGTCAAAAATGAATCATCTAATCTAATACATCCATACATTGTGCAGGGTAGGCATCAATGATCGACGTCTGCATGACATGATCCCCTTGGATTAAAAAATAGACTCGGAATTGAATCGAATCAAAATCATCCATCCCTTTCTCTGGTTCCATAAAATATTCTATATCATATTGTGTTTGGATAGTATAACTTTTGCTTTTCGGATCTAATACTCTATCCTCTACAGAATATGGCTTCACTTTAACTTTTTTTATTTCTTTGAAAAATAAACGTCCAAAATCACAAAAGGAATTTTTATTATCTAGATTTTGTCTTATATACTCATAAATTCTTTCCAGATCTTCTCGTGATGTATAGTCTACCCCTCGATCATATTTGCCATATTCGACTCCAATTTTTTTACCAGCAATCGCAAGGAAGGGTCTATATAAGGAATAAGCAAAAACTTCCCTCCCTTTTTCGGGATCAGCATTTTGAAATGCATCTAGTAAAGACTTTGCTTTTAATACAACAAATCGCTTTGCAAACTCCCTTGGATCAATTCGATTCTTAAAAAATTTCTGGTTCAGGTCCTCATCTGGTTTAAAATAAATAATATTATAATTGATTGTTTCTGACGCTGGCCTTTGTTCTTTGATCCATTCCGTTCCATAAAGTCCTAAAGTAGGATCATAAGTATCTGTTTTCGGGGTACATGCAAATACCGCTAGTAAGAAAAATACCAATAATCTAGAATGTAACATGGCGAAGCTTTTACCAATTTTCAAAGAGTTCTTCTGGTGGTCGTTGACTACGAATATGACGCAAACCTTGGTGATTTTTGAAATCCTCTATTCCAAAAAAAGTTTCGTTGTCACCATTTCCGTATACACTCAACTCCACATATAAGAGATGCAAACCTTCCGAGCCATCTTCATTCACAATGCCTCTAGGAAAGGTTATAAAATATGTAAGTCGATAACTATGGAAGGTGTCTTTTTCTTTTAATTCTCGAAGATCGACCTCACTTACACTTAAACCTAAATTAGGGAATTTTTTTTCAAAAAGATAACGAAAATCACAAAAGGATTCTTTAGACCTCAATTTAGCTTGAATGTATTTTTTGGCTTTTTCAAATTGTTCATCACTTGTCATGGTTTCATCCTTATCGATGCCCATCTCCTTTTGCGCTTCATCAGTAAATCGCCAGCCAAGATGCTTTTCGATAAAATTGTAGTCTTTTTCTTCCAACGCCTTTCGTAGCTGAATCACAAAGGGAATTACTTTTAGTTTTGCAATTAGACGAGGATCCAGTTTTGATTTGATTAGAATTTCCTTCACTTGAGGACTTTCCAATCTGTGATACGTTATCCCTGGAGCCAACTCTTCAGGACTCGGTGCATCCACCCAATCTGTTCCAAAAATACCAATCTCTGGGTTTACCGTATCTAAAACGGATTTTGGTTTACATCCATAATAACCAATCAATATTACAATCATTATAGAAATGAATTTATTTCCAATGTATGACTTAGCTCTCATGGTGCCACCGTGTCTTTTGTTACCATCACGTCTTCAAAATAATGGGGATTGATGATATATTTATTGACTTTTGCATTGTGATAACCAAGATTTTTCGCGATCAACCACTCTTTCCACACTCCCTCACAACCAAGCAAGCACTTGCACTCCCGGAGAGTAATGACATATATTTGGTTTCCTAAAATCAACAAGGCCGCCAAATGCCGCATAACGAATATTAAGTTTCGTGAATTCTACTTGGAACAATTCCCAAGGTTTGTGGTGTACATCCATTGCTGTTTCCTCTGGGTTTTTCCCTCTGTACAAAGAAAACCGTTCCGTAAGCCAAAGTTCTTTCGGAGTGGGAGCGCCTATTCTATCTTTTTTTAAAAATTCGATTCCGATTTCACAACGTTTCCCATGCAAGCTGTAAGTTTTGTTTGTCCGAGAGATCGGAGAATGTTTGTAAGGTAGCCCCGAAGCCAACCTGGCCAAGAGTGTTGGTAGAATTTTTTCTGCCTCGATACTTAGGAAATACACACCAGGTTTGCCATCACATGTCACATAGGTGCGTAGATTCACTTCATGAAAGGTGGAAAGGAATTCGATGGGGAAAGTAAACCTTGGATGTACTTTGTCCATGGTAAAGGCAACCACCGATACCCAATGTTCTCCATCAAACTGATCCAATTCCAAATGCAATGGTACAAGTTCTCGTAACCGTTTCCCATCCACTTGGTAATGCAAAAAAATTGCTTCGTTCCATTCTTGGTACCAAAACCAGGAATGGTTAGGAATGGGCCATTGCCTGTGGCCAACCGCATTTAGGATCGATTCGATAGGTTCTTTCATGGGCAAAAGGATCTAACGATTGTTAGGAAGAATTTGAAATTCAAAACGTTTAACGAAGTAACGAGGGATGCAATGGAAAACACAAGCTGGTCGATTCCCATTTTCGTTACAGGTCTCTCTCCTATATATTAATCGCCTCACCAAGCACTGCCGCAGCACTTTCCATAATCCCTTCCGCTAACGTCGGATGAGCATGGATGGTATTTGCAAGTTCTCTCACGGTAATTTCCATATTCGCACCTAATGTTACCTCTGCGATAAGCTCAGTTGCCCCAGGGCCAATGATATGGGCTCCTAAAATTTCGCCATGTTTGGCATCGGTGATAATTTTTACCATCCCGGTTGTGTCCCCTTGGGCTTGGGCTCGTCCACTTGCTGTAAACGGAAATTTTCCAATTTTGATTTCGTGACCCATAGCTTTTGCTTTGTCTTCACTAAGACCCACACTTGCCACTTCTGGATGGCAATACGTACAACCAGGGATGTAGGCATAATTCAATCGTTGGATTTGGATGTGGTGAGGATTTCCCATACGAATGGAGATATCTTCTGCCGCACGAATCCCTTCCGCACTTGCCACATGGGCAAGCGAAGGTGTCGGAATACAATCACCTATTGCATAAATATGATCCACTGTAGATCTGTAGTTTCCAACATATTCCACAAACCCATTTTTTAATTTCACTCCAATTGCATCGAGGCCAATGTCAGTTGTATTCGGTGTGATCCCCACTCCGACAATCAACTTATCAAAGTTTAATTTTTCTTTTTTAGCGGAATTTCTATCAAGTAACGTAAGTTCGACGCCTTTGTCTGAGACAGTTGCTGTCTCCACACCATAACTTAAATACTGCTCAATCCCTCTTTTTTTAAAACTACGTTCGAGTACCCCAGAGATTTCTTTGTCTTCATTGGGAAGCAGGTGGTCTTGGAATTCGATGATGGTGACTTTGGATCCCATACTCGCATAAAAATCAGCAAACTCAACACCAATGGCACCAGCGCCAATGATCGCCAAATTGGGAATGGCTTTGGGTTCTACCATTGCTTCTCTTGCAGATAACACACGTTTACCGTCAAAAGGCAAAAAAGGTAGGGCTTTGTTTTTGGCACCCACTGCCAAAATAAAAAAGTCTGCCGTAAGAGTTGAGGTTTCACCAGTATTTGATTTTACTTCTATGGTTTTTGCATTTGTAAAACTAGCATCTCCGTTCACAACGGTGACCTTGTTTTTTTTCATGAGAAACTCGACACCTTTTGCCATTTGGTCTGCAACTGACCGTGAACGTTTGATGATGGCCTCAAAATCAGCTTTGACATTGTCTGCCGAAATTCCAAATTTGGAGGCTTCTTTGAGATGTTCTAAAACATGAGCACTTTCTAACAGAGCTTTGGTGGGAATACAACCCCAATTCAAACAAACTCCGCCGAGTTTGTCGCGTTCAACGACACATGTTTGTAAACCGAGTTGGGCAGCACGAATGGCGGCGACATAACCACCAGGCCCTCCTCCAATTACGATCACTTGGAAATGGTTTGAATTGGACATACGTTCTCCCGAATGAATGAGATACCGTACTAAAAATAGAAAGTCAAGACCTCTTTTTGGCGACGATGAGCATCCTTGCACCAGTTTTGATATACTTTTCCCCGTCGTAATTGCTATATACGTGTAAGATATCAAATTTGTTTTCGTCTAAGAAATTTCTTACTTGGGGAAAATGGAACACTCGCATCGTATGTTTGTCTTTTAAATCCTTTTGGTTTAAATTATAAACATAATTCACTTCAACAATCGCAACATCATCTGCTCTTGTTAAACGAAATCCACGATTCCTTCGTATGGATGTGGTTCCCTGTCTTACATTGCTCACAGTGGTTATGGGTTTTCGTTTGATCCGGTGGATGGGATCTGCATTCCAAATTTCCAAAACGAGAAGCCCTGCTTGTTTTAAATTTTTATAACAGTTCCGTAAGAAATTTTGTACCAAATCATCATTCACAAGATAATTAAAAGTTCCATACAGACAAATGACCGCATCAACAGGTTGTTTGGCGACGTATGC
The sequence above is a segment of the Leptospira sp. WS39.C2 genome. Coding sequences within it:
- a CDS encoding sulfatase → MSELGVPFGKEANQITSQTKPNVIWIVIDSLRGDIIGRYHVTPNLDLFAKEGIQFESHLVNAAWTRPSTLVFFTGKYASANPVNFWDYPTTKSEVEAFYRSEKKPLPKVLKDSLYQTVMVGNNPFLTDKFGLGVEVGFDSLYDFSNYSEDTKKITKKTMEVLEDVSSKKSPFFLFLNYNDPHKPYTPPPGFTNRVQTNEILDERKLNYLGEVAFVDEELGKVFAELKNKNLWDNSLILITADHGEVMHPSHAISPFTGTNTYYGHGQDLYLENIHVPLLVKLPLSQKQKTVKAMTRSIDLYPTVLDYVGLPIPQSIHGISLRPMIEGKETTKRTYYGETRFTQGYGEGKEFLLQRSYRFHELGKFWQGSVGNEFYLYFDTTKDPNQISPIRINQMANIGELKLDGKLEKKIQRFWKQIRAMEPKLPLYHLWVRPNLSDKETEIQISVPSGIIRLAKFPNSVTVEEKGRVVKIHTKDSQPFQISFEVYPDVSFPEFQVWFGKKQVPKSEIHIGYFGVTMAACSKDCDLLYESQSIRPIIHPETKVHFWKQGGQKKSYETKQELGTDALDILKKQGYVQ
- a CDS encoding YqjF family protein — translated: MKEPIESILNAVGHRQWPIPNHSWFWYQEWNEAIFLHYQVDGKRLRELVPLHLELDQFDGEHWVSVVAFTMDKVHPRFTFPIEFLSTFHEVNLRTYVTCDGKPGVYFLSIEAEKILPTLLARLASGLPYKHSPISRTNKTYSLHGKRCEIGIEFLKKDRIGAPTPKELWLTERFSLYRGKNPEETAMDVHHKPWELFQVEFTKLNIRYAAFGGLVDFRKPNICHYSPGVQVLAWL
- a CDS encoding DUF1554 domain-containing protein, whose amino-acid sequence is MDLTVFLGIPWYSLVFLVFASAFLSACNTSKDNSDDTTLFALLLAQSTSAPCTTRCHIFLTSTGSGGRIGIGGITGADATCNGDTNRVRGKTYKAMVAIPGVREVLGNPTGTLTYTDWVLKANTFYSNSTDTSNTTGSTTTSNRIFRDSNTTMQMNFALGDNGTRFWTGITITGGNLANDVNCTNWTSSNVGVSGVTGVVGASTTTLVETTTDTCNIAKKIVCVEQ
- a CDS encoding class I SAM-dependent methyltransferase, which produces MKLYSELAEYYFTIEEPSRKFSEEILFLRETFKRHKIHTVLDIGCGTGEHIKELQGMGFKPHGVDGSPRMLEIAKVRFPHCSFEVGKMEAYVAKQPVDAVICLYGTFNYLVNDDLVQNFLRNCYKNLKQAGLLVLEIWNADPIHRIKRKPITTVSNVRQGTTSIRRNRGFRLTRADDVAIVEVNYVYNLNQKDLKDKHTMRVFHFPQVRNFLDENKFDILHVYSNYDGEKYIKTGARMLIVAKKRS
- a CDS encoding winged helix-turn-helix domain-containing protein; its protein translation is MILDGIFGNKTASRVLLHLFHYNEIHTAAIAKDYGVASTPIRMQLERFEKTGIIVAKNVGRTRVFSFNQKSPFVKPIKAILEIFYHSLTMEEKEKIFSTRRRPREKGKPVYGRT
- a CDS encoding HepT-like ribonuclease domain-containing protein, whose product is MIEDILKAIDEFFEFVNDVTDLNQYDNDVLRKRDVERILEIIGEVVKKIPDSMRESS
- a CDS encoding multidrug efflux SMR transporter, giving the protein MQFQVILFFCIAVFFNALANILIKTSSMQDKQVLPGEGFWNLVFTVFNPYFIAGLASFGLALLGYRYVLGKGLKLSLAYPVFTSSGFIIVLIASSIFFKERLNFTQWLGISFILVGVWLTALQMFDVNS
- a CDS encoding type II toxin-antitoxin system VapC family toxin, yielding MYLIDTNICIYSIKNNPKSVVQKIKSIEPYQIKISSITVAELEYGAAKSKEFGKNKTTLIKFLSAFDIIPFTDSDAEIYGLIRATLEKTGNIIGPYDLQIAAQAISRNLILVSNNTKEFIRVSNLKLENWI
- a CDS encoding toxin, which produces MIFDWDQEKNKFLASQRNISFERIVIEIEAGALLGILEHPNSEKYPNQLILIVNIDDYAWVVPVIRTKNSFFLKTAYPSRKHTKHYLTKENLYETEID
- a CDS encoding antitoxin, which codes for MKLKLTEEEKELELSFERNEWKPVSNQKNYLNQFKKAAKNTLAKDKRMNIRIAGKDIQLLKTKALEIGIPYQTLVSSILHQYVTGKLKEY
- a CDS encoding alpha/beta fold hydrolase — protein: MKPKTFTYKNWECAYLDSETPGPTLIFCHANGYSSGCYQYYFERLKKHYRVIAPDFIGHGRSEFTLQFKNWNVFRDQILSLLDHESLSNVTIIGHSLGGASSLLAAKKAPERFTKVLAMDPVILGWKLILLSKFLENPLAIGAKKRRTHFKSIELVRRSFRKFPAFAKFEPSIFEDYLNSCFIRTGHEDEVKLCCDPRVEAKIFGHAHFHVFKNFYGIKTENHIAIPETFEVCSPKHAKLLTKVHPKSDVTIFPGFTHFFPFEQPEATWNWMKQCLEIKEI
- the lpdA gene encoding dihydrolipoyl dehydrogenase, with the protein product MSNSNHFQVIVIGGGPGGYVAAIRAAQLGLQTCVVERDKLGGVCLNWGCIPTKALLESAHVLEHLKEASKFGISADNVKADFEAIIKRSRSVADQMAKGVEFLMKKNKVTVVNGDASFTNAKTIEVKSNTGETSTLTADFFILAVGAKNKALPFLPFDGKRVLSAREAMVEPKAIPNLAIIGAGAIGVEFADFYASMGSKVTIIEFQDHLLPNEDKEISGVLERSFKKRGIEQYLSYGVETATVSDKGVELTLLDRNSAKKEKLNFDKLIVGVGITPNTTDIGLDAIGVKLKNGFVEYVGNYRSTVDHIYAIGDCIPTPSLAHVASAEGIRAAEDISIRMGNPHHIQIQRLNYAYIPGCTYCHPEVASVGLSEDKAKAMGHEIKIGKFPFTASGRAQAQGDTTGMVKIITDAKHGEILGAHIIGPGATELIAEVTLGANMEITVRELANTIHAHPTLAEGIMESAAAVLGEAINI
- a CDS encoding antitoxin encodes the protein MAHSSKVFISGNSQAVRIPKEYQISEKELYIQKVGNTLFLFPKSDPWKAFEESLNEFSDDFMSDGRSQPENQIREDF